In Reichenbachiella agarivorans, one genomic interval encodes:
- a CDS encoding App1 family protein, with translation MGIIHPPVIVPYRGYGTNKKVYIKGMVLENRPEFLAHADDKRSKNLKHMVARYLSTAIPDVEIRISFAGHEKTVRTDEVGYFATWFVMEEELKHTGWLGVEYQLQDSEWGESVEHGEVLIVNPTATYGVISDIDDTVLVSHATELLRKLRLILTQNAKTRLPFAGVSEFYHALAGEAANPIFYVSSSEWNLYDFLVDFFATKQLPKGPFLLQNFKSGLKELISSGGGSHAHKIEKIKRLMDLFPSLSFVLIGDSGQRDPEIYADAVAHYPHRIKAIYIRAIGKKKELDQSLVKSTAVHGVEMLLVNDTAEAYIHAKGLGLF, from the coding sequence TTGGGTATCATTCATCCTCCAGTGATTGTGCCCTATCGCGGATATGGTACAAATAAGAAAGTGTACATCAAAGGCATGGTATTGGAAAATAGGCCTGAGTTTTTGGCGCATGCCGATGACAAGAGAAGTAAAAATCTGAAACACATGGTGGCGAGGTATCTGAGTACCGCCATACCCGATGTGGAGATTCGGATTTCTTTTGCAGGACATGAAAAAACAGTGCGTACAGACGAAGTAGGCTACTTTGCTACTTGGTTTGTGATGGAGGAGGAGTTGAAGCATACCGGATGGTTAGGCGTAGAGTACCAACTCCAAGACTCAGAGTGGGGTGAGTCGGTAGAGCATGGTGAGGTCTTGATCGTCAATCCTACAGCTACCTATGGTGTCATTTCGGATATTGATGACACTGTTCTTGTTTCGCACGCTACAGAGTTGTTGCGCAAACTCAGACTGATTCTGACACAAAATGCCAAGACCAGACTGCCCTTTGCGGGAGTCAGCGAATTTTATCATGCCTTGGCAGGAGAGGCTGCCAATCCGATATTTTATGTGAGCAGCAGCGAATGGAATCTCTATGATTTCCTTGTGGATTTCTTCGCTACCAAGCAACTGCCCAAGGGGCCATTTTTACTGCAAAATTTCAAGTCAGGACTCAAAGAATTGATCTCTTCGGGAGGAGGCAGTCATGCCCACAAGATCGAAAAAATCAAACGACTCATGGATTTGTTTCCTAGTCTGTCATTTGTCCTGATAGGGGACAGCGGACAACGAGACCCAGAGATCTATGCGGATGCAGTCGCGCACTACCCTCATAGAATCAAAGCCATCTACATCAGAGCCATAGGCAAGAAAAAGGAACTGGATCAGTCCCTCGTCAAGTCAACCGCTGTACATGGCGTAGAGATGCTCTTGGTCAACGATACGGCGGAGGCATACATTCATGCCAAAGGTTTGGGATTGTTTTGA
- the map gene encoding type I methionyl aminopeptidase encodes MIHYKTREEIELMRESALIVSKTLGMLAAEVKPGVTPLQLDTMAEACIRDHGAIPGFLGLYDFPNTLCMSLNEQVVHGIPDNRPLESGDVISIDCGALKNGFYGDHAYTFEVGEVAPEVRQLLKVTKECLDLGIAQVKKGNRIGDVSFAIQQHAEKHGYGVVRELVGHGLGRKMHEGPEVPNFGKRGRGPVIKEGLVIAIEPMINLGTKDVRQLSDGWTIITGDRKPSAHFEHDVAVVDGKAEVLSTFSYIEEALKSMGQS; translated from the coding sequence ATGATTCATTACAAAACAAGAGAAGAAATAGAGTTGATGCGTGAGAGTGCGCTCATTGTTTCCAAAACATTGGGAATGTTGGCTGCTGAGGTGAAACCAGGAGTGACGCCTCTACAACTTGACACAATGGCTGAGGCCTGTATCCGAGATCATGGTGCAATTCCTGGTTTTTTGGGGCTCTATGATTTTCCCAATACGCTTTGTATGTCACTCAATGAGCAGGTAGTCCACGGTATTCCTGACAACCGTCCTCTCGAAAGTGGAGACGTGATCAGCATTGATTGCGGTGCGTTGAAGAATGGGTTTTATGGTGATCATGCTTATACTTTTGAAGTCGGCGAGGTAGCTCCAGAAGTGCGGCAATTACTCAAGGTAACCAAAGAATGCTTAGACCTAGGCATAGCTCAAGTAAAAAAGGGCAACCGAATAGGTGATGTCAGCTTTGCCATCCAGCAACATGCCGAAAAACACGGTTATGGTGTCGTGAGAGAGTTGGTAGGACACGGCTTGGGTAGAAAAATGCACGAAGGACCTGAAGTCCCCAATTTTGGCAAGCGTGGTAGAGGTCCTGTCATCAAAGAGGGTCTTGTCATCGCCATCGAACCGATGATCAATCTAGGTACTAAAGATGTGAGGCAATTGTCCGATGGGTGGACGATCATCACTGGAGATCGTAAACCGTCTGCACATTTTGAACATGACGTAGCTGTAGTGGATGGAAAAGCCGAAGTTCTATCAACATTTAGTTACATAGAAGAAGCACTGAAGAGCATGGGACAAAGCTAG
- a CDS encoding diacylglycerol/lipid kinase family protein, translating into MSTASLLFVINPKSGASDKKNLDATVSEFCNRNDLTFHLYKTTGDQDVSHIKELIEKLKPQIVIAGGGDGTVTLVAELVMDTTIKLAILPLGSANGLATELGIPEDWEENLSLLLHPKTMSMHAIKINDKYLSLHLADLGFNADLIKEFEKEGQRGMLGYAKSFIKKMSQRKSGRFKVQTPESVNRYKADMIVIANASSYGTGAIVNPRCDLEDDLFEVCIFKPLPWHNFLEFTWYSFAGQLENSKYFSIYQTNQVTITSTKPHTLQIDGEVIGSVNKVTARLLPKAVNLVIP; encoded by the coding sequence ATGAGCACAGCATCGCTTTTGTTTGTCATCAATCCCAAATCAGGCGCCTCAGACAAAAAAAATTTGGATGCGACCGTCTCAGAATTTTGTAATAGAAATGATTTGACATTTCATCTATACAAAACCACAGGAGATCAGGATGTCTCTCATATCAAAGAACTGATCGAAAAGTTGAAGCCTCAGATCGTCATAGCTGGTGGTGGTGATGGTACCGTCACGCTCGTCGCTGAACTGGTCATGGACACGACGATCAAGCTTGCGATATTGCCACTGGGATCCGCCAATGGTCTGGCAACAGAGCTAGGTATTCCAGAAGATTGGGAAGAAAATCTCTCTCTACTGCTGCATCCGAAAACCATGTCGATGCACGCTATCAAAATCAACGACAAATACCTATCCCTGCACTTGGCAGACTTAGGATTCAATGCAGACCTCATCAAAGAGTTTGAAAAAGAAGGCCAGCGAGGTATGCTAGGTTATGCCAAATCCTTTATCAAAAAAATGAGTCAACGCAAATCTGGCAGATTCAAGGTACAGACTCCAGAATCTGTCAACCGGTACAAAGCGGATATGATTGTCATTGCCAATGCGTCTAGCTACGGTACTGGCGCCATAGTCAATCCACGCTGTGACTTAGAAGATGATCTCTTTGAGGTATGTATATTCAAACCTCTGCCTTGGCACAATTTTTTGGAGTTTACCTGGTACAGTTTTGCAGGACAATTAGAGAACTCTAAATATTTTTCTATCTATCAAACCAATCAAGTGACTATCACATCCACTAAACCACATACATTGCAAATAGATGGAGAGGTGATCGGATCAGTGAACAAAGTCACTGCACGACTGTTGCCAAAGGCAGTGAATTTGGTGATTCCTTGA
- a CDS encoding DUF3124 domain-containing protein, translating into MKQLLTILAVVSLFACDEQGTRQSHHDLGWTNRVVAKSTLDSLESASSYLSIYSQINSFDRDTKQGLTVTVSMRNIYDADTLYLSGIKSYDTAGELLHTYLTSPIYLLPLETLEIIIDEEEEHGGTGGNFIFDWQAGTGLEPFFEAVMIRSSGQQGISFTTRGIRRDKMGE; encoded by the coding sequence ATGAAACAACTATTAACCATACTAGCTGTCGTATCTCTGTTCGCATGTGATGAACAAGGTACACGACAGAGTCACCATGATTTGGGATGGACGAATAGAGTGGTGGCTAAGTCAACTTTGGACTCTTTGGAGTCGGCCAGTAGTTATTTGTCCATATACAGTCAGATCAACAGTTTTGACAGGGATACCAAACAAGGCTTGACAGTCACGGTGAGTATGAGAAATATCTACGATGCAGACACTCTCTATCTATCTGGGATCAAAAGCTATGACACAGCGGGAGAATTATTGCACACCTACCTCACATCGCCGATATATTTGTTGCCACTAGAGACTTTAGAAATCATCATTGACGAAGAAGAAGAACACGGAGGTACTGGAGGGAATTTCATTTTCGATTGGCAGGCAGGCACTGGCCTTGAACCATTTTTTGAGGCAGTCATGATCCGTTCGTCAGGGCAACAAGGTATTTCTTTTACCACGAGAGGGATTAGGAGAGACAAAATGGGTGAGTAG
- a CDS encoding sensor histidine kinase: protein MNRRAYRILVILAVISIGGTLTIQLFWMKKAFDVRSQQFDHNVKSALLNITEILCSINLEATRPDAIEQISSNYFIVKINNKITPLTLETLLTREFKSRGIKEVFEYGIFDCSNGEMVYGQRVNPSMTAIEGENTLHAFPNLSKDEYYFGIYFPSKTLDLVGQMGIWISSSAVLLIVVLFFGFSLFMIFRQRRLSEIQKDFVNNMTHEFKTPIATMRIAADVLRSPEITDDPKRLSTYTEIINKEIDRLQGQVERVLQMSSIKQEQIQLNKEWIEIDLIIHDLVQRSALSNPNVSISVDTGMPRLFVDQLHMSNVFDNLIDNAIKYSDKEPMVEISWSQHGRKRIEINFKDHGKGIDPKHQSLIFDKFYRVPTGNRHDVKGFGLGLYYVKMVVAAHGGKINVVSQLNEGTTISIILPME from the coding sequence ATGAATCGAAGAGCATATCGGATATTGGTGATATTGGCAGTGATTTCAATAGGAGGGACATTGACAATTCAGCTTTTTTGGATGAAGAAGGCCTTTGACGTGAGGAGTCAGCAATTTGATCACAATGTCAAAAGTGCTTTGTTAAATATTACGGAGATTCTTTGTTCTATCAACCTAGAAGCAACCAGACCTGACGCGATTGAGCAGATTTCATCCAATTATTTCATCGTCAAAATCAACAACAAAATAACACCTTTGACACTAGAAACCTTGCTTACCAGAGAGTTTAAAAGTAGGGGAATCAAGGAGGTATTCGAGTACGGTATTTTTGATTGTAGCAATGGAGAGATGGTGTATGGCCAACGTGTCAACCCCTCTATGACAGCCATTGAGGGAGAAAATACACTGCATGCCTTTCCAAACCTATCCAAAGACGAGTATTATTTTGGGATTTACTTTCCTAGCAAGACCTTGGATTTGGTAGGACAGATGGGAATCTGGATTTCTTCATCAGCAGTATTGTTGATCGTCGTGCTTTTTTTTGGCTTTAGTTTGTTCATGATTTTTAGACAGAGGCGCTTGTCCGAAATACAAAAGGATTTTGTGAACAATATGACCCACGAATTCAAAACACCAATCGCTACCATGAGGATCGCAGCGGATGTACTCAGATCACCAGAGATAACAGATGACCCGAAACGATTGAGTACATATACCGAAATTATCAATAAGGAGATCGATCGACTACAGGGTCAGGTCGAGCGAGTATTGCAGATGTCCAGTATCAAACAGGAGCAGATTCAACTCAACAAAGAGTGGATTGAAATTGATCTGATCATACATGATCTAGTTCAACGAAGTGCCTTGTCCAACCCTAACGTTTCGATCTCGGTAGACACAGGGATGCCTCGTCTATTTGTAGATCAGCTACATATGAGCAATGTCTTTGACAACCTGATTGACAATGCCATCAAATACAGCGACAAAGAGCCTATGGTTGAAATTTCGTGGTCTCAACATGGAAGAAAACGCATAGAAATCAATTTTAAAGATCACGGTAAGGGGATCGATCCTAAGCATCAATCCTTGATTTTTGATAAATTTTATAGAGTACCTACAGGAAACAGGCATGATGTGAAGGGATTTGGCTTGGGACTGTATTATGTCAAAATGGTGGTAGCAGCACATGGAGGCAAAATTAATGTTGTGAGCCAACTGAATGAAGGAACTACGATATCAATCATATTACCAATGGAATAA
- a CDS encoding response regulator transcription factor, producing the protein MSKRILLVEDDESLGFVIKDNLVLRGYAVDLFETGSTAWQEYQTCDYDICLLDIMLPHMDGLSLAKNIRGVNRAIPIIFLTARSMQEDKLAGFEIGVDDYITKPFSMEELIYRIEVFLKRSMIISQSSGDIHLGNYRFDSVEFKLYYQDQMTKLTRRESEILYYLYQRINVVCKREELLLALWGDDDYFKGRSLDVFISKLRKYLSHDPCLDIENIHGVGFKLSLKH; encoded by the coding sequence ATGAGCAAAAGGATACTGCTAGTGGAGGATGACGAGAGTCTTGGATTTGTCATCAAGGACAATTTGGTACTGCGAGGTTATGCAGTGGATCTCTTTGAGACTGGTAGCACTGCCTGGCAGGAATACCAGACATGTGACTATGATATTTGCCTCTTGGATATCATGCTACCTCATATGGATGGATTGTCTTTGGCTAAGAATATCCGTGGAGTGAACAGAGCAATTCCAATCATTTTCCTCACGGCTCGATCTATGCAGGAGGATAAATTGGCTGGATTTGAAATAGGTGTGGATGACTACATCACCAAACCCTTTTCTATGGAAGAGTTGATCTACCGCATAGAGGTCTTTTTGAAGCGAAGCATGATCATCTCCCAATCATCTGGAGACATTCATTTGGGGAACTACCGTTTTGACTCAGTCGAGTTTAAACTGTACTATCAGGATCAAATGACCAAACTCACGCGTCGGGAATCTGAGATTTTGTATTACCTCTATCAGCGTATAAATGTGGTATGTAAAAGGGAAGAATTGCTCTTGGCACTATGGGGAGATGATGACTACTTCAAAGGCAGGAGTTTGGATGTTTTCATTTCTAAGCTCCGGAAATACCTTTCTCATGATCCTTGTCTTGACATTGAAAATATACATGGAGTAGGCTTCAAACTCAGCTTGAAGCACTAA
- a CDS encoding Ezrin/radixin/moesin family protein gives MKSILAIFSVLLALSMSFDATAQMSKSESKEWKKRIKSLTPEQYKALLEENKSLKGQLSSLKAEAADFDSKFREKDDQISDYQDQVSSLRKELAEAKKNSSGSGEEGLASRGTVSQKGVLFKVQIGAFKQKDLSKFSQGNPSFEVDSEDGTMRYTIGVFKDYWEADTFKKYLREMGVKDAWIVAYKDGKRVPIKEVLEGVI, from the coding sequence ATGAAGAGTATACTAGCAATTTTCTCTGTTCTACTAGCACTAAGCATGTCATTTGATGCTACAGCACAGATGTCTAAAAGTGAGAGTAAAGAATGGAAAAAAAGAATCAAATCGCTGACACCAGAACAATATAAGGCGCTGCTAGAAGAGAACAAATCACTGAAAGGTCAGTTGAGCAGCTTGAAAGCTGAGGCTGCTGATTTTGACAGTAAATTCAGAGAGAAGGATGATCAAATTTCAGATTATCAAGATCAAGTATCTAGTTTGAGAAAAGAATTGGCCGAAGCTAAGAAGAATTCATCAGGATCTGGAGAAGAGGGGTTGGCAAGCAGGGGAACCGTTTCTCAAAAAGGAGTTTTGTTTAAAGTCCAAATTGGGGCTTTCAAACAAAAGGATTTATCTAAATTCTCTCAAGGAAACCCTTCTTTCGAAGTGGACAGTGAAGATGGAACTATGAGATACACTATTGGTGTATTTAAGGATTACTGGGAAGCAGATACGTTCAAAAAATACCTAAGAGAAATGGGAGTGAAGGACGCTTGGATCGTAGCTTACAAAGACGGCAAAAGAGTGCCAATCAAAGAAGTTTTAGAAGGGGTAATATAA
- a CDS encoding DUF1573 domain-containing protein produces MKHAIMICITVLSLSSFKVHDDNTTFSWNKTTHDFGKIALNNPVTTEFEFQNQGEDPIVIVSAKGSCGCTVASFTKGEILPGDYGKISATYNAAKIGTFNKSVTVTTNMGDPVTLQIKGEVIQ; encoded by the coding sequence ATGAAACATGCAATAATGATTTGTATCACGGTACTCAGCTTGAGTTCGTTCAAAGTTCACGATGACAACACCACTTTCTCTTGGAACAAAACCACACATGATTTTGGAAAGATCGCACTGAATAATCCAGTGACTACCGAGTTTGAGTTTCAAAATCAAGGAGAAGACCCAATTGTAATTGTATCAGCCAAGGGCTCTTGTGGATGCACAGTTGCCAGTTTTACTAAAGGTGAGATATTGCCTGGTGACTATGGCAAAATCAGTGCTACATACAATGCAGCCAAGATTGGAACTTTCAATAAATCGGTGACAGTCACAACCAACATGGGCGACCCTGTCACACTTCAAATCAAAGGGGAAGTGATACAATAA
- a CDS encoding tetratricopeptide repeat protein, protein MNWKITPVILGITLLLACSKKEEGYQPSTPSASTTLPTQSTFVGAETCKTCHAKEYAAWEGSHHDEAMKAADSTTVKGDFNNVSFVSNDVKYFFFKKDGKYWVNTQDGDGQYKDFMIEYTFGVTPLQQYLIPFPKGSYQTLHAAWDDQKSQWFNVQSHLKIDTTEWLHWSRGAARWNTMCADCHSTNLHKNYNPTDESYHTTFSEINVACESCHGPASEHASFYQNGKQGKAPELYMKSDMSSHELVDKCARCHSRRGQITPYFDYTGSFLDHYRPALLTSDLYELDGQIKDEVYVYNSFTQSKMYHNNVSCKDCHDVHSLKLKRQGNALCLQCHEPKYNEVSHHKHKMNTDASLCINCHMTGKTYMGNDFRRDHSFRVPRPDQTVKYGTPNACNGCHADKSAKWASDFITKEYGTNRPDHFSDLFLEGYHGDQDKLMTLIMGSKYPDIARATAVNYYGRNATTEEMRKITQFLHDSSAIVREEVINVLSNRPDVDSRDLVAGLLNDSIRLVRISAAQYMVGIDPQARNIPAYQNAMRENLTSLKLQSDFASGQHALAIYYERQGDVQAAIAAYRKAIAIDNYYNQARMNLALTLYNQGKAEEAIALYKKVTTQEPDYSYSYYMLGLLYNEQGDAVSAMKYLKLATEKQPANPRAFYNYATLLLQHQQFEEAISVAQKGELYFDAFEDLLYVKMLAQMQNGDVTSAVSTCQVLIQMSPNNQQYQQIFSQLKSKL, encoded by the coding sequence ATGAATTGGAAAATCACCCCTGTAATATTAGGTATCACTTTACTATTGGCCTGTAGCAAAAAGGAAGAGGGCTATCAGCCTAGTACCCCGAGCGCTTCGACGACCTTGCCCACTCAGTCCACGTTCGTAGGTGCTGAAACTTGTAAAACTTGTCATGCCAAAGAATACGCTGCTTGGGAAGGATCACATCACGACGAAGCGATGAAAGCGGCTGACTCTACCACGGTGAAGGGTGACTTCAACAACGTGTCTTTTGTTTCTAATGACGTAAAGTATTTTTTCTTCAAAAAAGACGGTAAATATTGGGTCAATACACAAGATGGAGATGGCCAATACAAAGATTTTATGATTGAGTACACTTTTGGAGTGACTCCTTTGCAGCAATATTTGATCCCTTTCCCGAAAGGATCCTATCAGACGTTGCATGCAGCGTGGGATGACCAAAAAAGTCAATGGTTCAATGTTCAATCACACTTAAAGATTGATACCACCGAATGGCTTCACTGGAGTAGAGGTGCTGCCAGATGGAATACCATGTGTGCTGATTGCCATAGTACCAACCTCCATAAAAATTATAACCCAACGGATGAATCCTATCATACGACTTTCAGCGAAATCAATGTAGCATGTGAGAGTTGCCATGGTCCTGCCAGTGAGCATGCTTCTTTTTATCAAAATGGCAAACAGGGTAAAGCCCCAGAACTATACATGAAATCGGATATGTCAAGCCATGAGCTGGTAGACAAATGCGCCAGATGTCACTCTCGTAGGGGACAAATCACGCCGTATTTTGATTATACAGGGAGTTTTTTGGATCACTATCGGCCTGCATTGCTGACCAGTGATTTGTATGAACTGGATGGTCAGATCAAAGATGAGGTGTACGTGTACAATTCCTTCACCCAGAGCAAAATGTATCACAACAATGTATCGTGTAAGGATTGTCACGATGTACATTCATTAAAACTAAAAAGACAAGGCAATGCTTTGTGTCTGCAGTGTCATGAGCCCAAATACAATGAGGTGAGTCATCACAAGCACAAAATGAATACCGATGCTAGTCTCTGTATCAACTGTCATATGACAGGCAAGACCTATATGGGCAATGATTTTAGACGGGATCATAGTTTTAGAGTGCCGCGTCCAGATCAGACTGTCAAGTATGGTACGCCCAATGCTTGCAATGGCTGTCATGCAGATAAATCAGCCAAATGGGCCAGTGACTTCATCACGAAGGAATATGGCACAAACAGGCCTGATCATTTTTCGGACTTGTTTCTGGAAGGTTATCATGGCGATCAGGACAAGTTGATGACGCTGATCATGGGGTCCAAATATCCAGATATTGCCCGAGCCACTGCGGTTAATTATTATGGACGAAACGCCACTACAGAGGAGATGAGGAAAATCACGCAGTTCCTACACGATAGTTCCGCTATCGTACGCGAAGAAGTGATCAATGTGCTGAGCAACAGACCGGATGTAGATTCGAGAGATTTAGTTGCGGGGCTTTTGAATGATAGCATTCGTTTGGTGAGGATTAGTGCTGCGCAGTACATGGTGGGAATAGACCCGCAGGCACGGAATATTCCAGCTTATCAAAACGCGATGAGAGAAAACCTTACATCCTTGAAACTGCAATCGGATTTTGCCTCCGGACAACATGCCTTGGCTATCTACTATGAACGACAAGGTGATGTGCAAGCAGCCATAGCAGCATACCGAAAAGCCATCGCTATTGATAATTATTACAATCAGGCCAGAATGAATCTAGCGCTGACACTGTACAATCAAGGTAAGGCTGAGGAAGCGATAGCACTCTATAAGAAGGTCACGACTCAGGAGCCTGATTACAGTTATTCTTACTATATGCTGGGGCTGCTCTACAATGAACAAGGAGACGCTGTATCTGCAATGAAGTATTTGAAATTGGCCACTGAAAAGCAACCAGCTAATCCACGTGCTTTTTACAATTACGCCACGCTTTTGTTGCAGCACCAGCAGTTTGAGGAGGCCATCTCTGTAGCGCAGAAAGGGGAATTGTATTTTGATGCATTCGAGGATTTACTCTACGTCAAAATGCTGGCTCAAATGCAAAATGGGGATGTGACAAGTGCAGTATCCACTTGCCAGGTTTTGATCCAGATGTCTCCAAATAATCAGCAGTACCAGCAGATATTTTCCCAACTAAAATCTAAATTGTAA
- a CDS encoding helix-turn-helix transcriptional regulator yields the protein MRKLNQFAKERRKSLDLTQADLSFKAGVGLRFIRDLEQGKESLMIDKVNQVLSLFGHELDPLPTATKRILINNILFKKNGQGRVPWDLKEEYKLLLHLKSIQIEL from the coding sequence ATGAGAAAATTGAATCAATTCGCAAAAGAAAGGCGCAAAAGCCTAGATCTAACACAAGCAGATCTTTCGTTTAAAGCTGGAGTTGGCTTACGATTTATTCGCGACTTAGAACAAGGGAAAGAATCATTAATGATTGATAAAGTCAATCAAGTATTGTCATTATTCGGTCATGAACTTGACCCATTGCCAACGGCAACGAAACGAATACTCATAAACAACATCCTATTTAAAAAAAATGGTCAGGGGCGAGTCCCATGGGATCTGAAAGAAGAATACAAATTATTGCTTCATCTCAAATCGATCCAAATTGAACTCTAA